In Betaproteobacteria bacterium, the genomic window TCGATATGGAAGAGGCGCAGTGGGACGCGGTGATCACGCTCAACCTGAAGAGCGTCTATCTCGGCGCACGTGCCGCCATCCGGCGTATGCTGCCGCGCGGTTGCGGCGTGGTGTTGAGCACGGCCTCGGGCACCGGCATCCGCGGTCAGCCCAAGGGCTCGGCGTATGCCGCCTCGAAGGCGGCGATCATCGGCTTCACGCGCGCCGTATCGCTGGAGCTCAAGGATACGGGCGTTCGCATCAACTGCTTCGGGCCGGGCGCAACCGACACGCCGTTGTGGCGCGTGGGCAAGAGCGAGGAGGAGATCCGGCGCCTGCTCGCCGCGGGCTTCGTCTATCAGCCCGACGATTTCTCCAACGTGGTCGTATTTCTGGCGAGCGATTATTCGGCGCCTTTGAATGGGGAGTTTATTAGCAGAGATCTGCATCGTTGAGGGAAGCGGGGTGAAGGCGCGGGGTGGAGTGAAGTGTGAAGTGCGAAGTGTGAAGTGTGAAGTGTGAAACGTCGCTTGAAGCAGCGGCGCGTCTTCACCCTTCACTCTTCACTCACTCAGTGAACGACGTATCCACCATCCATCACCAACGCATGCCCAATCACGTAACCGGCATCCTTCGAACATAGAAACGCCACCACGCCGGCGACTTCCTCCGCCGTGCCGAAGCGCCCGATCGGCACGTCACGCGCGCGCTGCTCCAGCTCGCCCGGATTGCGGCCGGCGAGGAACCCCTCGGTCGTCACCGGGCCCGGGCACACGGCGTTGACCGCGATGCCGTCCGCCGAAAGCTCCAGCGCCATCGCGCGCGTGAGCTGGATGAGACCGGCCTTGGTGAGGTTGTAGACCGCGCCGTAGCGCGAGGCGACGATGCCGAGCTGGCTCGCCATGTGGACGATGTGCCCGCCGCCTTGCGCACGCATGATCGGCACGACGGCCTGGCTGGCGAAGAACGGCGCGCGCAGATTGATCGCGACCACCCGGTCGAACTCCTCGTGCGAGAACTCGCCGAACGCCTTGCGCACGCGCACGCCCGCATTGTTCACCAGGATGTCGATACGCCGCATGCGCGCG contains:
- a CDS encoding SDR family oxidoreductase, which gives rise to MQILKGKSIAMTGGGGGLGRCYGLAMAKAGASIAVADIDMGAAQATVDAITQAGGRAIAVHTDVTQAAAIEELLDRTEAAWGPLDALVNIAGMFPRLALVDMEEAQWDAVITLNLKSVYLGARAAIRRMLPRGCGVVLSTASGTGIRGQPKGSAYAASKAAIIGFTRAVSLELKDTGVRINCFGPGATDTPLWRVGKSEEEIRRLLAAGFVYQPDDFSNVVVFLASDYSAPLNGEFISRDLHR